A part of Methanosphaera sp. WGK6 genomic DNA contains:
- a CDS encoding DUF106 domain-containing protein — protein MSYLDFILDPLISLDPNPSNPIFTIFIIATLIALFIVVLQKVLIDYDKMHELQAEMKQLQAEMRAANQSGDPKALAKVQKKQAELMPKNMELMKMQMKPTFITMIPILVIYYGMIGNYALSHVVINITASQYYLLLIPIWNIFWTQSNPLTINFFGWYILASFAMSFLFRRIFNIQTM, from the coding sequence ATGAGTTATCTAGATTTTATATTAGATCCATTAATAAGTCTTGATCCAAATCCATCTAACCCAATATTCACAATATTCATAATAGCAACACTAATTGCATTATTTATTGTAGTATTACAGAAAGTCTTAATAGACTATGATAAGATGCATGAGCTTCAAGCTGAAATGAAGCAATTACAAGCGGAGATGAGGGCTGCAAACCAGTCAGGAGATCCAAAAGCATTAGCAAAAGTTCAGAAAAAACAAGCAGAACTAATGCCAAAAAACATGGAATTAATGAAAATGCAAATGAAGCCAACATTCATAACAATGATTCCAATACTAGTAATCTATTATGGAATGATTGGAAACTATGCATTAAGTCATGTAGTAATAAATATCACAGCATCACAATATTACCTACTACTAATTCCAATATGGAACATATTTTGGACCCAATCAAATCCATTAACAATAAACTTCTTCGGATGGTACATACTAGCATCATTTGCTATGAGTTTCCTATTCAGAAGAATATTTAACATACAAACAATGTAA
- a CDS encoding adenylate kinase translates to MNIVVLAGIPGTGSTTVLNKVLEKVDYVNINYGNVMFDIASEKGLVETRDDMRKLNPNIQKDVQKQAAERIHEMAQNDDVIIDTHCTIKTPKGFLPGLPQWVLEELQPTQFILIEAKPSEIMYRRMTDDSRVRDMEYTDEIDLHQRMSRATAMSYAVLTGCTVAMVQNNDDGLDKAVSEIVDILS, encoded by the coding sequence ATGAACATAGTAGTACTTGCAGGTATACCTGGTACTGGTAGTACAACAGTATTAAATAAAGTGTTAGAAAAAGTTGACTATGTTAACATTAACTATGGAAATGTAATGTTTGACATTGCAAGTGAAAAAGGATTAGTAGAAACACGTGACGACATGCGTAAACTAAACCCAAATATCCAGAAAGATGTTCAAAAACAAGCAGCAGAAAGAATACATGAAATGGCACAAAATGATGATGTAATCATTGATACACACTGTACAATAAAAACCCCAAAAGGTTTTCTTCCAGGACTACCACAATGGGTATTAGAAGAATTACAACCAACACAGTTCATACTCATAGAAGCAAAGCCTAGTGAAATCATGTACCGTAGAATGACAGATGATTCACGAGTACGTGACATGGAATACACTGATGAAATAGACTTACATCAAAGAATGTCCAGAGCAACTGCTATGAGCTATGCAGTGCTAACAGGTTGTACTGTTGCAATGGTTCAAAACAATGATGACGGCCTAGATAAAGCTGTATCAGAAATTGTTGATATCTTATCCTAG
- the secY gene encoding preprotein translocase subunit SecY: protein MSSLDSIKPFYSLLPQVVNPEKRQGFRDKLKWTGIILILYFILSEVSLFGLSPTAVDQFAQLRSVMAGSFGSILTLGIGPIVTASIVMQLLVGGKILNLDLSSQEDKAAFQGTQKLLAIIFTLFEGAVLVVTGSLPPISSEYTLVLILQMVLGGILIIYLDEVVSKWGFGSGIGLFIAAGVAQQILVGSFNFLSAAGTSEPAGKIPAFIYSLITGQPNFGLLIPVIATVVVFLVVVYAECMRVEIPLSYGGVKGARSKYPLKFVYASNMPVILVSALFLNVQLFAGLFQKVGFPILGEVSQGQAISGIAYYLTTPTSVSVLFTDPLKVLIYAIVFIGLSIVFALLWVEISGIGPKQVSRQLSNMGVQVPGFRSSKVQFERIMKKYIPTITVLGGAFVGLLAFVADLTGALGGGTGVLLTVGVVYRLYEEIAKEQLMDVHPMMRRFLGDE from the coding sequence ATGTCATCACTAGATAGTATTAAACCATTTTACTCTCTTTTACCTCAGGTAGTTAATCCTGAAAAACGCCAAGGTTTTAGAGATAAACTGAAATGGACAGGAATAATATTAATATTATACTTCATTTTAAGTGAAGTATCTTTATTTGGTCTTAGTCCAACAGCTGTAGACCAATTCGCTCAGTTAAGATCAGTAATGGCAGGAAGCTTTGGTTCAATATTAACATTAGGTATTGGGCCAATAGTAACTGCTTCAATCGTAATGCAGTTATTGGTCGGGGGAAAGATTTTGAACCTTGACTTGTCTTCACAGGAAGATAAAGCTGCATTCCAAGGAACACAGAAACTTTTAGCTATAATATTCACATTATTTGAGGGAGCAGTACTTGTAGTGACAGGTTCACTTCCACCAATTAGTAGTGAATATACATTAGTACTAATATTACAAATGGTTCTTGGTGGTATATTAATAATTTACTTGGATGAAGTTGTAAGTAAATGGGGATTTGGTAGTGGAATAGGATTATTCATTGCTGCTGGAGTTGCTCAACAAATACTTGTAGGGTCATTTAATTTCTTATCCGCAGCTGGTACATCAGAACCAGCAGGTAAGATTCCAGCATTCATATATTCACTTATAACTGGTCAACCAAACTTTGGTTTACTAATACCAGTTATTGCAACAGTAGTTGTATTCCTTGTTGTTGTATATGCAGAATGTATGAGAGTAGAAATTCCATTATCCTATGGAGGAGTAAAAGGAGCAAGATCCAAATATCCTCTTAAATTTGTTTATGCTAGTAACATGCCTGTTATATTAGTTAGTGCATTATTCTTAAATGTACAATTATTTGCAGGATTATTCCAAAAAGTAGGTTTTCCTATTCTTGGAGAAGTATCACAAGGTCAAGCAATAAGTGGTATAGCTTATTACTTAACTACTCCTACTAGTGTATCAGTTTTATTTACAGATCCATTAAAAGTTCTAATCTATGCAATAGTATTCATTGGTTTATCAATTGTATTTGCATTACTATGGGTAGAAATCAGTGGTATTGGACCTAAACAGGTATCAAGACAACTTTCTAATATGGGAGTACAAGTACCTGGTTTTAGAAGTAGTAAAGTTCAATTTGAAAGAATCATGAAAAAATATATTCCAACAATTACCGTACTTGGTGGAGCATTTGTAGGATTACTTGCATTTGTAGCAGATCTTACTGGTGCTCTTGGAGGAGGTACAGGGGTACTTCTTACAGTAGGTGTAGTTTACAGGTTATATGAAGAAATTGCTAAAGAACAACTCATGGATGTACATCCAATGATGAGAAGATTCTTAGGAGATGAATAA
- a CDS encoding uL15m family ribosomal protein, producing MIRKTRKIRKQRGSRSVGGGCTKKRRGAGHRGGRGLAGGNKHHWTWMVVNDPNHFGKYGFKRPQKTIQQFKPINLTFIDNEIEKLLDAEIAVKEEGQIVLDVTELGYNKVLGKGTLSQAMTIKAPKFSQSAIAKIEDAGGIAEII from the coding sequence ATGATTAGAAAAACAAGAAAAATCCGAAAACAAAGAGGTTCAAGATCTGTAGGTGGAGGATGTACCAAGAAAAGAAGAGGTGCAGGACACCGTGGAGGTCGTGGACTTGCAGGAGGAAACAAACACCACTGGACTTGGATGGTAGTAAACGATCCTAATCACTTTGGTAAATATGGTTTCAAACGTCCACAAAAAACAATCCAACAATTTAAACCTATCAATTTAACATTTATTGATAATGAAATTGAAAAACTTCTTGATGCTGAAATTGCTGTTAAAGAAGAAGGTCAAATTGTACTTGATGTAACTGAGTTAGGTTACAATAAAGTATTAGGTAAAGGAACTTTATCCCAAGCTATGACAATAAAAGCACCTAAATTCTCACAAAGTGCTATCGCTAAAATTGAAGATGCTGGCGGAATAGCTGAAATTATATAA
- the rpmD gene encoding 50S ribosomal protein L30, which produces MYAVIRIRGRTGIKRNIADTLDMLNLTRISHAVVIPETPSYKGMLQKAKDYITWGEISEETYKKLLAERGRLSGNRRVTDEFVKENTDYDSVEALAVALYNGETTLKEAGLKPLFRLNPPRKGYEGTRKSFKEGGSLGYRAENINELLEKML; this is translated from the coding sequence ATGTATGCAGTTATAAGAATTCGAGGAAGAACTGGAATTAAAAGAAATATTGCAGATACACTTGACATGCTTAATCTTACAAGAATTAGTCATGCAGTAGTAATTCCAGAAACACCAAGTTACAAAGGTATGTTACAAAAAGCAAAAGATTACATAACCTGGGGAGAAATTTCAGAAGAAACTTACAAAAAATTATTAGCAGAAAGAGGAAGACTTTCTGGTAATAGAAGAGTTACTGATGAATTTGTTAAAGAAAACACTGACTATGATTCAGTTGAAGCATTAGCAGTAGCTTTATACAATGGTGAAACCACTCTTAAAGAAGCTGGTCTTAAACCATTATTCCGTTTAAACCCTCCTAGAAAAGGATATGAAGGTACAAGAAAATCCTTCAAAGAAGGCGGATCTCTTGGTTACAGAGCAGAAAATATTAATGAATTACTTGAAAAAATGTTATAA
- a CDS encoding 30S ribosomal protein S5 encodes MSKRSNRSNNKNNSNKFNVEAWEPKTELGRKVKEGEITDIDQILDKGLPIMELEIVDALLPDLEEEVMDVNLVQRMHKSGRKVNFRVIVAVGNRNGYVGLGQGKSQEVGPAIRKAVDQAKYNLIKVRRGCGDWGCGCGRRHTVPYKVEGKMSSVTTTLMPAPAGVGLAVGDVGKTILSLAGISDVWSRNSGQTQTTLNFAGAVFEALKALSSVKSSDEDLRALGVID; translated from the coding sequence ATGAGCAAAAGATCAAATAGATCAAACAACAAGAACAATTCTAACAAGTTCAATGTTGAAGCATGGGAACCAAAAACAGAACTTGGAAGAAAAGTTAAAGAAGGCGAAATAACTGATATTGATCAAATATTAGACAAAGGTCTTCCAATAATGGAATTAGAAATTGTTGACGCACTATTACCAGATCTTGAAGAAGAAGTTATGGATGTTAACCTTGTTCAAAGAATGCATAAATCTGGTAGAAAAGTTAACTTTAGAGTAATTGTAGCAGTTGGAAACAGAAACGGATACGTAGGACTTGGTCAAGGTAAATCCCAAGAAGTAGGTCCTGCAATAAGAAAAGCTGTAGACCAAGCAAAATACAACCTTATAAAAGTTAGAAGAGGTTGTGGTGACTGGGGTTGCGGTTGTGGAAGAAGACACACAGTACCTTACAAAGTAGAAGGTAAAATGAGTAGTGTAACAACAACTCTTATGCCAGCACCAGCAGGTGTAGGACTTGCAGTTGGAGATGTTGGAAAAACAATTCTTTCATTAGCAGGTATTTCAGATGTATGGTCCAGAAACAGTGGACAAACACAAACCACTTTAAACTTTGCAGGTGCAGTATTTGAAGCACTCAAAGCATTATCCAGTGTAAAATCAAGTGATGAAGATCTCAGAGCTCTTGGAGTTATAGATTAA
- a CDS encoding 50S ribosomal protein L18: protein MARSATYKVQFKRRREGKTNYNRRYKLVDLDKTRMVVRITSNHTITQLVKIGENGDETLVSATSKNLKDYGWLGNGKNTSAAYLTGYLFGKKALSADYDETLLDIGLQPSIKGTKIYAVLKGALDAGLYIPHNESILPEDSRIRGEHIAEYASNMDEEEKNAKFANYIRCGLTPEEIPDHFESVKNKIDEATQ from the coding sequence ATGGCACGAAGCGCAACATACAAAGTACAATTCAAAAGAAGAAGAGAAGGAAAAACTAATTACAACAGAAGATACAAATTAGTAGACCTCGATAAAACAAGAATGGTTGTAAGAATCACATCAAACCACACCATAACACAACTAGTTAAAATTGGAGAAAATGGAGATGAAACACTTGTTTCAGCTACTTCCAAAAACTTAAAAGATTATGGATGGTTAGGAAATGGTAAAAACACATCAGCAGCTTACCTAACAGGTTACCTCTTCGGTAAAAAAGCATTAAGTGCAGACTATGATGAAACACTATTAGACATAGGACTTCAACCTTCAATAAAAGGAACAAAAATCTATGCAGTACTCAAAGGAGCACTTGACGCTGGATTATACATACCACACAATGAATCCATATTACCAGAAGACTCCAGAATCAGAGGAGAACACATAGCAGAATATGCTAGTAACATGGATGAAGAAGAGAAAAACGCAAAATTCGCAAACTATATAAGATGCGGATTAACTCCTGAAGAAATACCAGATCACTTCGAAAGCGTTAAAAATAAAATAGATGAGGCAACACAATGA
- a CDS encoding 50S ribosomal protein L19e — translation MNLTTQKKLAAKILKVGVNRVWIDPDHMEEVSRAITRNSIRALINDGVIKAKPVNGQSSYRSKKIAEQKAKGRRKGHGSRKGAKKARTPKKQAWMSTIRSLRVVLKDMRENEEIDRTTYRKLYNMAKGGAFRSKSYMKTYAKDHGMLKETGE, via the coding sequence ATGAATCTTACCACACAGAAAAAATTAGCTGCAAAAATCCTAAAAGTAGGAGTAAACAGAGTATGGATAGATCCAGATCACATGGAAGAAGTATCCAGAGCAATTACAAGAAACAGTATTAGAGCTTTGATTAATGATGGAGTTATCAAAGCAAAACCTGTTAACGGACAAAGCAGTTACAGAAGTAAAAAAATTGCTGAACAAAAAGCAAAAGGAAGAAGAAAAGGGCATGGTAGTAGAAAAGGGGCTAAAAAAGCAAGAACTCCTAAAAAACAAGCATGGATGAGTACAATCCGTTCTTTAAGAGTTGTTCTTAAAGATATGCGTGAAAATGAAGAAATCGATAGAACTACCTACCGTAAATTATACAACATGGCAAAAGGTGGAGCATTCAGAAGTAAATCATACATGAAAACTTACGCTAAAGACCATGGAATGCTTAAAGAAACGGGGGAATAG
- a CDS encoding 50S ribosomal protein L32e, with amino-acid sequence MTKKPSFKRQEHWRYKKLGDSYRRPRGKLSKRRRYQARKPAMARVGYRNPKATRGLHPSGYQDIIVENVEEIKALNPKTDAARIGATVGKRKRQLIEAEAQKIGVKVLN; translated from the coding sequence ATGACTAAAAAACCATCCTTCAAAAGACAAGAACATTGGAGATACAAAAAACTTGGTGACAGTTACCGTAGACCTAGAGGTAAACTCAGTAAAAGACGAAGATACCAAGCAAGAAAACCTGCAATGGCAAGAGTAGGATACCGTAATCCAAAAGCAACCAGAGGATTACATCCTTCAGGTTACCAAGACATTATCGTAGAAAATGTCGAAGAAATCAAAGCTTTAAATCCAAAAACTGATGCAGCAAGAATCGGAGCAACAGTTGGAAAAAGAAAAAGACAGTTAATTGAAGCAGAAGCTCAAAAAATTGGGGTAAAAGTATTAAATTAA
- a CDS encoding 50S ribosomal protein L6, with amino-acid sequence MVKLANITETIPVPEGVTVSIVDNDVTVKGDGGELKRNFNHNKITISNDEENVTLHVAFPNKKDKAMVGTIRSHITNMIYGVKHGFTYKMKIVYAHFPMTVKVNGNIVTIDNFLGERSPRTAKIIGDDVKVSVKGEDVTITGINKEHVGQTMANIEQATKIKGRDPRIFQDGIYLVDKRQEELE; translated from the coding sequence ATGGTTAAATTAGCAAATATAACAGAGACAATCCCTGTACCTGAAGGTGTTACAGTATCTATTGTAGATAATGATGTAACAGTAAAAGGAGACGGTGGAGAACTTAAGAGAAACTTCAACCATAATAAAATTACCATATCTAATGATGAGGAAAATGTTACCCTTCACGTAGCATTCCCAAACAAAAAAGATAAAGCTATGGTTGGAACTATAAGATCACATATTACAAATATGATTTATGGTGTAAAACATGGTTTTACCTATAAAATGAAAATAGTTTATGCTCACTTTCCAATGACTGTGAAAGTAAATGGTAACATTGTAACTATAGACAACTTCCTTGGAGAAAGAAGTCCACGTACAGCAAAAATTATTGGTGACGATGTAAAAGTTTCAGTAAAAGGTGAAGATGTAACAATCACTGGTATCAACAAAGAACATGTTGGTCAAACAATGGCAAACATCGAACAAGCAACCAAAATTAAAGGTCGGGACCCTCGTATTTTCCAAGATGGAATCTACTTAGTGGACAAAAGACAGGAAGAATTAGAATAA
- a CDS encoding 30S ribosomal protein S8: MSLMDPLADALTNIRNNELQGNDKCVIRPASKLIGHVLSTMQKENYIGNFELVDDGKAGIFNVELVGNINKCGVIKPRHAVKVTEFEAYEKRYLPAKNFGVLILTTPQGVMTHHEAKELGTGGRLLVYVY; this comes from the coding sequence ATGTCTCTTATGGACCCTTTAGCAGATGCATTAACAAACATCAGAAACAATGAGTTACAAGGTAATGATAAATGTGTTATCAGACCTGCATCCAAACTTATTGGACATGTATTAAGCACAATGCAAAAGGAAAATTATATAGGAAATTTTGAATTAGTTGATGATGGAAAAGCTGGTATATTCAATGTTGAATTAGTTGGTAACATAAACAAATGTGGAGTTATCAAACCACGTCACGCAGTTAAAGTAACTGAATTTGAAGCTTATGAAAAAAGATACTTACCAGCAAAAAACTTTGGTGTACTAATCCTTACAACACCACAAGGTGTAATGACTCACCACGAAGCTAAAGAGCTTGGAACTGGTGGAAGATTATTAGTATACGTATATTAA
- a CDS encoding 30S ribosomal protein S14 gives MNIVAKKYGKAARECSRCGDHSAIVRRYGLNLCRQCFRELAPKIGFKKYN, from the coding sequence GTGAATATTGTGGCAAAAAAATACGGGAAAGCAGCAAGAGAATGTAGTCGATGCGGAGATCATTCTGCTATTGTAAGAAGATACGGTTTAAACTTATGCCGTCAATGTTTTAGAGAACTAGCTCCAAAAATCGGATTTAAAAAATACAATTAA
- a CDS encoding 50S ribosomal protein L5: MNVMEKPYIAKATVNIGVGEGGEKLTRAESLIESLVDQKPVRTYSKVTNPEFGIRKKQPIACKVTLRGEKAEKIISMVLAGLENRIKASQFDQEGNVSFGIREHIDIPGVRYDPDIGIFGMDVSVTFQKPGHRIKERRLRPKKIPQAQRVTKEESMELMKEKFQVTIEE; the protein is encoded by the coding sequence ATGAATGTAATGGAAAAACCTTACATTGCAAAAGCAACAGTAAATATTGGTGTAGGTGAAGGTGGAGAAAAATTAACAAGAGCAGAAAGTTTAATCGAAAGTCTTGTTGATCAAAAACCTGTAAGAACATACTCAAAAGTTACAAACCCTGAATTTGGTATTAGGAAAAAACAACCAATTGCATGTAAAGTAACACTCAGAGGAGAAAAAGCTGAAAAAATTATATCCATGGTACTCGCAGGATTAGAAAACAGAATCAAAGCTTCTCAATTTGACCAAGAAGGAAATGTATCCTTTGGTATCAGAGAACACATTGATATTCCTGGTGTAAGATACGACCCAGATATAGGAATTTTCGGTATGGATGTTTCTGTAACATTCCAAAAACCAGGTCACAGAATCAAAGAAAGAAGATTAAGACCTAAAAAAATACCACAAGCACAAAGAGTTACAAAAGAAGAGTCAATGGAATTAATGAAAGAAAAATTCCAAGTTACTATAGAAGAGTAG
- a CDS encoding 30S ribosomal protein S4e, with protein sequence MANMGSRKHLKRFKAPKMWPINIKEETWTTKTSAGPHALYESIPLVMVLRDILGLAANSREAKIILNNSEVLVDGIARKDHRFPVGFMDVISIPKINKYYRVLQDYKGRLVLHEIEEKDSTFKLAKVLNKTTIKGGKTQLNLQGGRNVITEDDYKTGDVLLLNIPEQTIADVIKCEEGSLGLITGGKHISEIGKISEITITQSSKSNTALIETEEGSFLTLAKYVFVIGQDKPVISLLGDD encoded by the coding sequence ATGGCAAATATGGGATCAAGAAAACACTTAAAAAGATTCAAAGCACCTAAAATGTGGCCTATTAACATTAAAGAAGAAACTTGGACAACCAAAACAAGTGCAGGACCACATGCTTTATATGAATCAATACCTCTTGTAATGGTATTAAGAGATATTTTAGGTTTAGCAGCAAACAGTCGTGAAGCAAAAATCATCCTAAACAACAGTGAAGTTTTAGTAGATGGTATTGCAAGAAAAGACCACAGGTTCCCTGTAGGTTTCATGGATGTTATATCCATACCTAAAATCAACAAATACTACAGAGTATTACAAGACTACAAAGGAAGATTAGTACTTCACGAAATTGAAGAAAAAGATTCAACCTTCAAATTAGCAAAAGTTTTAAACAAAACCACAATCAAAGGTGGAAAAACACAACTCAACCTTCAAGGTGGAAGAAATGTAATCACCGAAGATGATTACAAAACAGGTGATGTTTTATTATTAAACATACCAGAACAAACAATTGCTGATGTAATTAAATGTGAAGAAGGTTCATTAGGACTTATTACTGGTGGTAAACACATTAGTGAAATAGGTAAAATTAGTGAAATTACAATCACACAATCTTCCAAATCTAACACTGCATTAATTGAAACAGAAGAAGGTTCATTCTTAACCCTTGCAAAATATGTATTTGTAATAGGTCAAGACAAACCAGTTATATCATTATTAGGAGATGACTAA
- the rplX gene encoding 50S ribosomal protein L24 produces the protein MSKQPRKQRKALYTAPLHKRHNSMSVHLSDDLKKEFNRRAFPVRKGDSVEIVRGDFKGTEGKVEGVDLKNYRVLVDGASSQKQDGSKLYQPIHPSNLVLTEVYLDDERRNEALNRKV, from the coding sequence ATGTCAAAACAACCAAGAAAACAACGTAAAGCATTATATACAGCACCACTACACAAACGTCACAACTCAATGAGTGTACACCTTTCTGATGACCTTAAAAAGGAATTCAACAGAAGAGCATTCCCTGTAAGAAAAGGAGACTCAGTTGAAATAGTACGTGGTGACTTTAAAGGAACTGAAGGAAAAGTTGAAGGTGTAGATCTTAAAAATTACCGTGTTCTTGTTGACGGTGCTTCCAGTCAAAAACAAGATGGATCAAAATTATACCAACCAATTCACCCATCAAACTTAGTTCTAACAGAAGTATATTTAGATGATGAAAGAAGAAATGAAGCATTAAATAGGAAGGTATAA
- a CDS encoding 50S ribosomal protein L14, whose product MKAITSNVSKSLPIGANLKCIDNTGAREVEIISVKGFKGVRRRLATAGVGDMVVVSVKKGTADMRREVTTAVVVRQKKEYRRADGLRVKFEDNAAVIITEEGVLKGSEIRGPIAKEAADLWPAIGSAASIIV is encoded by the coding sequence ATGAAAGCAATCACATCAAACGTCTCCAAATCACTTCCTATCGGTGCTAACCTTAAATGTATAGACAATACCGGAGCACGTGAAGTAGAAATTATTTCCGTAAAAGGATTTAAAGGAGTAAGAAGAAGACTCGCTACAGCTGGAGTAGGTGACATGGTAGTAGTTTCAGTTAAAAAAGGAACTGCTGACATGAGAAGAGAAGTTACAACAGCAGTAGTTGTACGTCAGAAAAAAGAATACAGACGTGCAGATGGTCTAAGAGTTAAATTTGAAGACAACGCAGCTGTAATCATAACCGAAGAAGGAGTACTTAAAGGTTCAGAAATCAGAGGTCCTATAGCTAAAGAAGCTGCAGATCTTTGGCCTGCAATTGGTAGTGCTGCAAGTATAATCGTATAA
- a CDS encoding 30S ribosomal protein S17 produces MVGINVKQPEKECHDPNCPFHGELSVRGQIIEGTVTSDKADRTITVERSFYKFIKKYERYEKRNSKIKAHKPDCLDVKVGDSVKIAECRQLSKTKHFVLVEVKEGE; encoded by the coding sequence ATGGTAGGCATTAATGTAAAGCAACCAGAAAAAGAATGTCATGATCCTAACTGTCCATTTCACGGTGAACTCTCTGTAAGAGGTCAAATTATAGAAGGAACAGTTACAAGTGATAAGGCAGATCGTACAATTACAGTAGAAAGAAGTTTCTACAAATTTATTAAAAAATACGAAAGATACGAAAAAAGAAATTCTAAAATAAAAGCACACAAACCAGATTGTCTTGACGTTAAAGTTGGAGATTCTGTAAAAATCGCAGAATGCAGACAACTCAGTAAAACTAAACATTTTGTGCTAGTAGAAGTTAAAGAAGGAGAATAG
- the rnp1 gene encoding ribonuclease P protein component 1 — translation MITPQNVFRHELIGLPVEVIDSNHNDFIGIKGKIIDETRNTITVDTGLDEKQLPKENVTILLTLPGDKKVSIEGKVIIARPEDRIKKKFKKIR, via the coding sequence ATGATAACTCCACAAAATGTATTCCGACATGAATTAATCGGGTTACCTGTTGAAGTCATAGACAGTAACCATAATGATTTTATAGGAATCAAAGGGAAAATTATAGATGAAACCCGTAACACTATCACAGTAGATACGGGACTAGATGAGAAACAATTACCAAAAGAAAATGTAACAATACTACTTACACTACCTGGTGATAAGAAAGTTTCCATCGAGGGAAAAGTCATTATAGCCCGCCCTGAAGACCGGATAAAGAAAAAATTTAAGAAAATTAGGTGA
- the yciH gene encoding stress response translation initiation inhibitor YciH, with amino-acid sequence MNICETCGLPKDLCVCEEIAREVQKVKVFTVRRRFGKLMTIVEGIDEHDIDIRELTKALKSKCACGGTAKKGQIELQGDHKRKVKEVLAEMGFSSDTIEIK; translated from the coding sequence ATGAATATCTGTGAAACATGCGGTCTTCCAAAAGATCTATGTGTCTGTGAAGAAATAGCAAGAGAAGTTCAAAAAGTGAAAGTATTTACAGTACGTCGTCGATTTGGTAAACTTATGACTATAGTTGAAGGAATTGATGAACATGATATTGATATACGTGAACTTACCAAAGCATTAAAATCAAAATGTGCTTGTGGTGGAACTGCTAAAAAAGGTCAAATTGAACTTCAAGGAGACCATAAAAGAAAAGTTAAGGAAGTTCTTGCAGAAATGGGATTTTCCTCAGATACAATAGAAATAAAATAG
- the rpmC gene encoding 50S ribosomal protein L29 yields MVILRSKELRDLSPSDLQAKLNELHAEYDTLISKGAVAGVDNPGKIRETRRTIARVLTIMNENNQQGE; encoded by the coding sequence ATGGTTATTTTAAGAAGCAAAGAATTAAGGGATTTAAGTCCATCAGACCTTCAAGCTAAACTTAATGAACTTCATGCAGAATATGATACATTAATTAGTAAAGGAGCTGTAGCTGGAGTAGACAACCCTGGAAAAATTAGAGAAACTAGAAGAACTATTGCCCGTGTTCTTACTATAATGAATGAAAACAACCAACAGGGAGAATAA